The Microbacterium trichothecenolyticum sequence CAGGACGTAGCGGTCTTCGGCATCGGCGAAACGACGGATGCGGCCCACGTCCGCACCGGTGGGCTGGAGGCGCTCTGCATCGAGCGCCCGTTCGATGCGCTGTTCGACGACGTCGGGAAGCTTTGTGCCTCCGCGCGCGAAGATCTTGATCCCGTTGTCGGGAGCGGGGTTGTGGGAGGCCGAGACCATCACGCCGAAGTCGGCGTCATGGTCGGCGATGAGGAACGCGGTGGCGGGCGTCGGGATCACACCGGCGTCGAGGACGTCGACGCCCGACGACGCCAGGCCCGCGGCGACTGCGGCGGCGAGGAACTCCCCCGAGACGCGCGGGTCGCGCGCGACGACGGCGGTGAGGCGGCGGCCCTGAGCCTTCCGCGCCTCCGCAGAACGGCCCTGGCCCAGGACGACGGCAGTCGCCTGGGCCAGGTGCAGCGCGAGTTCGGCGGTGAGGAGGCCGTTGGCCAGCCCCCGCACCCCGTCCGTGCCGAAAAGAGGCATCCGGAGCGTCGAACTCAGCGCTTGGAGTACTGAGGCGCCTTGCGGGCCTTCTTGAGACCGGCCTTCTTGCGCTCCTTGACGCGAGCGTCGCGCGAGAGGAAGCCGGCCTTCTTCAGGGTCGGGCGGTTGTTCTCGGCGTCGATCTCGTTGAGCGCACGGGCGATGCCCAGGCGCAGCGCACCGGCCTGACCCGAGGGGCCGCCGCCGGAGATGCGCGCGATCACGTCGTAGGCGCCGGCGAGCTCGAGCACCGTGAACGGGTCGTTGATCAGCTGCTGGTGCAGCTTGTTGGGGAAGTAGTCCTCGATCGTGCGGCCGTTGACCGTGATCGTGCCCGAGCCGGGAACCAGACGCACGCGGGCGATGGCCTGCTTGCGACGGCCGACGGCTGCGCCGGGAACCGAGAGCACGGGGCGCTCGACGGCGACGACGGACTGCTCGGCCGGCGTCTCGGTGCTGTAGTTGCTGGAGTCGATGTTCGACACTGTTTCGTCCTTATCCGGCGGCGCTTACTGGGCGACCTGGTCGAAGGTGTATGCCGTGGGCTGCTGGGCACCGTGGGGGTGCTCGGCGCCGCGGTAGACCTTGAGCTTCTTGAGCTGCGCCGCGCCGAGGCTGTTCTTGGGCAGCATGCCGCGGATGGCCTTCTCGACCGCGCGGACGGGGTTCTTCTCGAGGAGTTCGTCGTACGTGACCGACTTGAGGCCGCCCGGGTAGCCCGAGTGGCGGTACGCCTTCTTGTTCTGGAGCTTCTGACCCGTGAGCGCCACCTTCTCGGCGTTGATCACGATGACGAAGTCGCCGGAGTCGATGTGGTTGGCGAAGGTCGGCTTGTGCTTACCGCGGAGGAGGACCGCCGCGTGCGAGGCCAGGCGGCCGAGAACGACGTCGGTGGCGTCGATAACGACCCACTCGCGCGTGACCTCAGCGGCCTTGGGGGTGAAAGTGCGCGTCACAGTAGTGCTGCTTTCTTGATCGAACGGAGGAGTTCGTGAATCCCGCTCCGGTGGTCCGTTCTCGCACCGATGGCGCAGGAACAGGGCCGGTGGAGGGCTCACGTTCGGGCAACCCGCTCGCAGTGAGGCAGGCACCAAAGATCAAGAATACGCCATTGCCCCGCCGAGAACCAAACGCACGCGGCGTTCACGCCAGCAGCGTGCCGATCGCGACGAGGGCGAACCCCGTCGCGTTGAAGATCACGTGAACGAAGACGGCTGCCCAGATGCGCCCGGTGCCGAGGACGAATGCGCCGGTCACGCCCCCCAGAAGCGTCAGGGTGAGCACATCCACGGTCCCCGGGGCCCCGACGAGCAGGTGAGCCACGACGAACAGCCCCGACGACAGAGCCGCCGCAGCCACGCCCGCGGCGATCTGCCCGCAGAGGCGACGCAGCGTCGTGTATGCACAGACCACCACGACGGCGCGGAAGAAGAACTCCTCGACGAGCGGAGACACCGCTGTGCCCGCGAGCGCGTCGAGCAGGAAAGCATCCGGCAGCACGCCGCCGACCGAGAAGGTCGATGGCCAGGCGGCCGGGTGTCCCCCGAGGCCGTCGAGCATCCCCTGAGCCACGCGCACGACGACACCGAAGACCACGCCGTACAGGGCATCGACGGCGCGCCAGGTCAGAAGCCCGCGGGGCCGCGAGCGGCGGAAGGCGAGGAGCACGGGCGCAGCCAGCGCGAGCCAGACGACGGCCTGAGCCCCGCCCGAGCGCGTCTCGAGAGGCAGGGTGAGCGCCGCCGTGCGGGCCGCGAGGGCGCCGAGCCCGAGGCAGACGAGACTCCCACCGAGCATCACCGCATCCCACCCCGCGGTGCTGGATCCCCCCTCCCGCCAGGCCCGGTGCCGCCGTCGACGGCGACGGCGGGCATCACTCGCGGGGCCGCGGAGATCGGTCATGCGGGTCAGGCTAGGACGGGCCGCGCAGGACGCCGCGGGGATACGCCTCGCGCTCGCCAGGAGTCACCCGACCCGCGGCGCTTCATCACCCGCGCGCGCGAACGCCCCGTCACCTACCGATGTGACGGGGCGTTCTGGCTCGAGCCGCGCCCTCCGCGGTTGCGGGCGAGAAAGGGGGCGCGGGCCGTGCCGTCAGCGCTGCAGGAAGGTGATCAGCACACGGTTGAACTCCTCGGCGTGACTGACGTTCACGCCGTGCGGAGCGCCCGAAACGACATGCAGCTCGCTGCCCGCGATGGCCTCGTGCGTACGCTTACCCGAGCCTTCGAACGGCACGGTCGCGTCGCTGTCGCCGTGGATGACGAGGGTCGGCACGGTGACGTTCGGCAGATCGTCGCGGAAGTCCGTGGTCGCGAAGGCCTCCATCGACTTCAGGGCGGCGTGGTGATCGGCCTGATTCGCCAGGCGCTCGGCTTCGGCGCGGTCGGCCTCGGAGACGACGAGAGCGCCGTCGACCGAGAAGAAGTCCGTCGTGAACTGGTGGAAGAACGCCTTCTCGTCGTCTTCCAGCCCGTGCTTCATGCCGTCGGCGGTCTCGTCGTCGAGGGGACCGTCGGGGTTGTCGGCGGTCTTGGCGAGGTACGGGGGCACGGCGGCAGCGAAGACGACGCTGTGCACGCGGTCCGAGCCGTGGCGGGTCAGGTAGCGAGCGACCTCGCCCCCTCCCATCGAGAAGCCGACGAGCGTGACCTCGCGCAGGTCGAGCGTCTCGAGCACGGCATCCAGATCGTCGCTGAAGGTGTCGTAGTCGTAGCCGGTGCGCGGCTTGTCGCTGCGCCCGAAGCCGCGCCGGTCGTAGGTGACGACGCGGTAGCCGGCCGCTTCGAGTGCGGGCACCTGAGGGGCCCACGACTCACCCGAGAGGGGCCAGCCGTGGATGAGGACGACGGGGCGGCCGGAACCGCCGGTGTCGTCGACGTGGAGGTCGATGTCGGTCAGAAGGCCGTGGTGTGCGGTGATCTCGCTCATGACCGCCATGTTTCGGGCGGCACCTGAACGACCCCCCACGGTTGACGCAGGACCCTTCGCTTGGTAGTTGGGATGCCACGCACAGGCCGCGCGTGGACGCAACGCCCGGGGGGTGTCGAACGGGAGGTGGCTACTCTGCCGCCATGGCTTCGACCCGCCCCCTCGGCATCTTCCTGCTCGCCGTCGTCAGCACCCTGACAGTCAGCGCATGCACACCCTTCCCCGCAACATCCGACACCGCGACCGACGAGACCGCCGTGACGGCGGTGAACACCGCGGAGGCGAGCGCGGGCGGACGCGGCTTCCACCTCGATCGCGAAGACGACGTCTCCTGGGAGGTGCAGGTCGCCGTCGGCGACCGCGAGGTAGAGGTGACGGTCGCCGCGGACGGCACCACGGTGCGTTCCTCGCGCGACGGCGACGGCATCGACGACGACGAGCGAGCAGCCCTCGACGCTGCGGCGACGACCCTGGCCGATGCCGTGCGCATCGCCGCGGCGCAGAACCCCGGCGGCGAACGCATCGACGAGGCCCACCTCGACGAGCAGAGCGGCGCCTGGGCGTGGGAGGTCGAGATGCAGAGCGGGGCGAGCGTGCGCCTGTCCGCCACCGACGGCGCCGTGCTCGGCGGTCGCCGCTGAAG is a genomic window containing:
- the rpsI gene encoding 30S ribosomal protein S9, whose protein sequence is MSNIDSSNYSTETPAEQSVVAVERPVLSVPGAAVGRRKQAIARVRLVPGSGTITVNGRTIEDYFPNKLHQQLINDPFTVLELAGAYDVIARISGGGPSGQAGALRLGIARALNEIDAENNRPTLKKAGFLSRDARVKERKKAGLKKARKAPQYSKR
- the rplM gene encoding 50S ribosomal protein L13, which codes for MTRTFTPKAAEVTREWVVIDATDVVLGRLASHAAVLLRGKHKPTFANHIDSGDFVIVINAEKVALTGQKLQNKKAYRHSGYPGGLKSVTYDELLEKNPVRAVEKAIRGMLPKNSLGAAQLKKLKVYRGAEHPHGAQQPTAYTFDQVAQ
- a CDS encoding CPBP family intramembrane glutamic endopeptidase: MTDLRGPASDARRRRRRRHRAWREGGSSTAGWDAVMLGGSLVCLGLGALAARTAALTLPLETRSGGAQAVVWLALAAPVLLAFRRSRPRGLLTWRAVDALYGVVFGVVVRVAQGMLDGLGGHPAAWPSTFSVGGVLPDAFLLDALAGTAVSPLVEEFFFRAVVVVCAYTTLRRLCGQIAAGVAAAALSSGLFVVAHLLVGAPGTVDVLTLTLLGGVTGAFVLGTGRIWAAVFVHVIFNATGFALVAIGTLLA
- a CDS encoding alpha/beta fold hydrolase, with the translated sequence MSEITAHHGLLTDIDLHVDDTGGSGRPVVLIHGWPLSGESWAPQVPALEAAGYRVVTYDRRGFGRSDKPRTGYDYDTFSDDLDAVLETLDLREVTLVGFSMGGGEVARYLTRHGSDRVHSVVFAAAVPPYLAKTADNPDGPLDDETADGMKHGLEDDEKAFFHQFTTDFFSVDGALVVSEADRAEAERLANQADHHAALKSMEAFATTDFRDDLPNVTVPTLVIHGDSDATVPFEGSGKRTHEAIAGSELHVVSGAPHGVNVSHAEEFNRVLITFLQR
- a CDS encoding PepSY domain-containing protein, whose amino-acid sequence is MASTRPLGIFLLAVVSTLTVSACTPFPATSDTATDETAVTAVNTAEASAGGRGFHLDREDDVSWEVQVAVGDREVEVTVAADGTTVRSSRDGDGIDDDERAALDAAATTLADAVRIAAAQNPGGERIDEAHLDEQSGAWAWEVEMQSGASVRLSATDGAVLGGRR